The following proteins are encoded in a genomic region of Sphingopyxis sp. YF1:
- a CDS encoding ABC transporter substrate-binding protein — translation MWATAPRAAPPAPATPQRIVSINLCADQLILALADRNQIAGLSRNAQDPEMSGEAAAARGLPLLSQSAEQILAIEPDLVAGMPASRSAALAALPHKNYPLLDLETADRPDQIYASIRQTAAAIGHPARGEALVARMERELAGLPKPGRGRVAAYYQRRGYMTGTGTLIDEMMGRLGLVNLAGRLGKPPLSQLSLEEMVAARPDFLIVESATDIVTDQGSEMLHHPALAGIPRISVPQAWTVCGSPAYTRAVRSIADQIARHDARDARNAKVTS, via the coding sequence CTGTGGGCGACCGCACCGCGCGCTGCGCCGCCGGCGCCCGCGACGCCGCAGCGCATCGTCTCGATCAACCTCTGCGCCGATCAGCTCATCCTCGCGCTCGCCGACCGCAACCAGATCGCCGGGCTGTCGCGCAACGCGCAGGACCCCGAAATGTCGGGCGAGGCGGCGGCGGCACGCGGCCTGCCGTTGCTCAGCCAGTCGGCCGAGCAGATTCTGGCGATCGAGCCCGACCTCGTTGCGGGCATGCCCGCCAGCCGCAGCGCGGCGCTCGCGGCCTTGCCGCACAAAAATTATCCGCTGCTCGACCTCGAAACCGCTGACCGGCCCGACCAGATCTACGCCTCGATTCGCCAGACCGCCGCCGCGATCGGCCATCCGGCGCGCGGCGAGGCGCTGGTCGCGCGGATGGAGCGCGAGCTTGCCGGGCTGCCGAAGCCCGGGCGCGGGCGCGTCGCCGCCTATTACCAGCGGCGCGGCTATATGACCGGCACCGGCACGCTGATCGACGAGATGATGGGGCGGCTCGGTCTCGTCAATCTCGCGGGCCGGCTCGGCAAGCCGCCGCTGTCGCAACTGAGCCTCGAGGAAATGGTCGCGGCGCGCCCCGATTTCCTGATCGTCGAGAGCGCAACCGATATCGTCACCGACCAGGGCAGCGAAATGCTCCACCATCCCGCGCTCGCCGGCATCCCGCGGATCAGCGTGCCGCAGGCGTGGACCGTGTGCGGCAGCCCCGCCTACACCCGGGCGGTGCGCAGCATCGCCGACCAGATCGCCCGCCACGATGCCCGCGACGCTCGCAATGCAAAGGTGACGTCATGA
- the cobO gene encoding cob(I)yrinic acid a,c-diamide adenosyltransferase: protein MKARTDAEHKAKMQKLQAAQAKKVATKTVEKGLLIVHTGPGKGKTSAALGMAVRAIGHGMKVGVVQFVKGAMATGEKAVFDRFPDLIEFKPMGEGFTWDTQDRSRDIAVARTAWDEVRRMIADPSYAMVIADELNIVLRYDYLPVDEILEALAAKPAMTHVIVTGRNAPQVLIDAADLVTEMAQVKHPFREQNVRAQAGIEF from the coding sequence ATGAAAGCCCGGACCGACGCCGAGCACAAGGCGAAGATGCAAAAGCTGCAAGCCGCGCAGGCGAAGAAGGTCGCGACCAAGACCGTCGAGAAAGGCCTGCTCATCGTCCACACCGGACCCGGCAAGGGCAAGACGTCGGCCGCGCTCGGCATGGCGGTGCGCGCGATCGGCCACGGCATGAAGGTCGGCGTCGTCCAGTTCGTCAAGGGCGCGATGGCGACCGGCGAGAAAGCGGTGTTCGACCGCTTTCCCGACCTGATCGAATTCAAACCGATGGGCGAGGGCTTCACCTGGGACACGCAGGACCGCAGCCGCGACATCGCGGTCGCGCGCACCGCGTGGGACGAGGTCCGCCGGATGATCGCCGACCCGTCCTACGCGATGGTGATCGCCGACGAGCTCAATATCGTGCTGCGCTACGACTATCTGCCGGTCGATGAGATCCTCGAAGCGCTCGCCGCCAAGCCCGCTATGACGCACGTGATCGTCACCGGCCGCAACGCGCCGCAAGTGCTGATCGACGCCGCCGATCTCGTCACCGAAATGGCGCAGGTCAAGCATCCGTTCCGCGAACAGAATGTCCGCGCGCAGGCGGGGATCGAATTTTGA
- a CDS encoding TonB-dependent receptor has protein sequence MLKYGPSIIALAAATPALAQTADTPADPRPAGDIIVTASRSGDGVPAGRLGASVTVIDGAALDRRQTRFVSDILRDVPGLAISRTGASGSLTQVRVRGSEANHVLVLVDGIEVADPFQGEYDLGGLLADPAARIEVLRGQQSSLYGSDAIGGVIHYITLSGREAPGYSARIEGGSFGTIAGSARAAGASETFDYAVSGSYYGTKGYATARGGTRDVGSENAGATAKFGWTPAENFRLGGVLRYSYSDADNNDSEYDTASPRFGYTIDSPGVHVTNESFYGLLSAELTALDGRWVTALSGQFADTTRKGLTSFGLSYGDKGRRYKGSLTSSLRFGNDAVQHRLTGAVDVEREDFRSLTPFSFQGRRHTDNIGLVGQYELVAGELSLGGSLRHDDNDRFDDSTTWRVQGSYRLPTGTRLRGAYGTGVKNPGYFELFGYVDGRYIGNPNLRPEKSEGWEGGIEQSFGASDWATLGATWFDAVLTDEIFTTYPPPSFEATPANRTTKSKQHGIEVFASARPIPELAFDLAYTWVASKEDGVREIRRPRHVASVNTTLFSADRRFSGTLTLRYNGQQIDAAYTDPSYVPVIVSLKDYVLMNLGAEYRVRPGVTLFGRVENILDADYEEVFSTVGAGRSAYAGVRLSF, from the coding sequence ATGCTGAAATACGGTCCTTCCATCATCGCGCTGGCGGCGGCAACGCCCGCGCTGGCGCAGACCGCCGACACGCCCGCCGACCCGCGCCCCGCCGGCGACATCATCGTCACCGCGTCGCGCTCGGGCGACGGCGTGCCCGCCGGACGGCTCGGCGCCTCGGTCACCGTCATCGATGGCGCAGCACTGGACCGGCGCCAGACACGCTTCGTGTCCGACATATTGCGCGACGTGCCCGGACTCGCGATCAGCCGCACCGGCGCGAGCGGCAGCCTGACGCAGGTGCGCGTGCGCGGCAGCGAGGCGAACCACGTGCTCGTCCTCGTCGACGGGATCGAGGTCGCCGACCCCTTTCAGGGCGAATATGATCTGGGTGGGCTGCTCGCCGATCCGGCGGCGCGGATCGAGGTGCTGCGCGGGCAGCAGAGTTCGCTCTACGGTTCCGACGCGATCGGCGGGGTGATCCACTATATCACCCTGTCGGGGCGCGAGGCGCCGGGATATAGCGCGCGGATCGAGGGCGGATCGTTCGGCACGATCGCGGGCAGCGCGCGCGCCGCTGGGGCGTCGGAGACGTTCGACTATGCCGTGTCGGGCAGCTATTACGGGACGAAGGGCTATGCGACCGCGCGCGGCGGCACGCGCGACGTCGGCTCCGAAAACGCCGGCGCGACCGCCAAATTCGGCTGGACGCCGGCCGAGAATTTCAGGCTCGGCGGGGTGCTGCGCTACAGCTACAGCGACGCCGACAACAACGACAGCGAGTATGACACCGCAAGCCCGCGTTTTGGCTACACGATCGACAGCCCCGGCGTGCACGTCACCAACGAATCCTTCTACGGCCTGCTCTCGGCCGAACTGACCGCGCTCGACGGGCGCTGGGTCACCGCCTTGTCGGGGCAGTTCGCCGACACGACGCGCAAGGGGCTGACATCCTTCGGGCTGAGCTATGGCGACAAGGGCCGGCGCTACAAGGGATCGCTGACCTCGAGCCTGCGTTTCGGAAACGACGCGGTGCAGCACAGGCTGACCGGCGCGGTCGATGTCGAACGCGAGGATTTTCGCAGCCTTACCCCCTTCTCCTTCCAGGGCCGGCGCCACACCGACAATATCGGTCTCGTCGGCCAATATGAGCTGGTCGCGGGCGAGTTGTCGCTCGGCGGGTCGCTGCGCCACGACGATAACGACCGCTTCGACGACAGCACGACCTGGCGCGTGCAGGGCAGCTACCGCCTGCCAACCGGCACCCGGCTGCGTGGCGCCTATGGCACCGGGGTCAAGAATCCCGGCTATTTCGAGCTCTTCGGCTATGTCGACGGCCGCTACATCGGCAACCCCAACCTGCGCCCCGAAAAATCCGAGGGCTGGGAAGGCGGGATCGAGCAGAGCTTTGGCGCCAGCGACTGGGCGACGCTCGGCGCGACCTGGTTCGATGCGGTGCTGACCGACGAGATCTTCACCACCTATCCGCCGCCCAGTTTCGAGGCGACCCCCGCGAACCGGACGACGAAGAGCAAGCAGCACGGGATCGAGGTCTTCGCGAGCGCGCGGCCGATCCCCGAGCTGGCGTTTGACCTCGCCTATACCTGGGTCGCATCGAAGGAGGACGGCGTGCGCGAGATACGGCGGCCGCGGCATGTCGCGAGCGTCAACACGACGCTGTTCAGCGCCGACCGGCGCTTTTCGGGAACACTGACGCTGCGCTACAACGGGCAGCAGATCGACGCCGCCTATACCGACCCCAGCTATGTGCCGGTGATCGTGTCGCTGAAGGACTATGTGCTGATGAACCTCGGCGCCGAATATCGGGTCCGCCCCGGCGTCACGCTCTTCGGCCGCGTCGAAAATATCCTCGACGCCGATTATGAGGAGGTGTTCAGCACCGTCGGCGCGGGTCGTTCGGCTTATGCCGGCGTCCGGCTGAGCTTCTGA